One Acinetobacter pullicarnis genomic region harbors:
- a CDS encoding ParA family protein, translating into MKTILIANQKGGCGKTLTAITLASALAHKNYTVALADADNQKSALQWLKQRPDSTPTILSLDWRQEKSIGDVPKNLDYLIIDAPGALTGEHAEQLISECHAIVTPLQPSFFDIDSTRRFLKHIHDIKRIRKGKVDIHLIANRVRANSASSKDIQQFFEKIEQQPVGWISERSAYGSLAMQGLSVFDKNQKNFLAIQQQWQPALDALIDDPSDWF; encoded by the coding sequence ATGAAGACGATACTTATTGCAAATCAGAAAGGCGGCTGCGGAAAAACTCTCACTGCGATCACATTAGCGTCAGCATTAGCACATAAAAATTATACTGTCGCACTCGCTGATGCCGATAATCAAAAATCGGCGTTACAGTGGTTAAAACAACGCCCAGACTCAACACCAACAATACTGAGCCTAGATTGGCGCCAAGAAAAATCAATTGGGGATGTTCCTAAAAACCTAGACTATCTGATTATTGATGCACCAGGTGCCCTAACCGGTGAGCATGCGGAGCAACTGATCAGTGAATGCCATGCCATTGTGACCCCATTACAGCCCTCATTTTTTGATATCGACAGTACCCGACGCTTCTTAAAGCACATTCATGACATTAAACGCATTCGTAAAGGTAAAGTTGATATCCATTTAATTGCCAATCGCGTCAGAGCCAACAGTGCCAGCTCCAAAGATATTCAGCAGTTTTTTGAAAAAATTGAACAACAGCCGGTGGGATGGATTTCCGAGCGCTCCGCTTATGGTTCTTTGGCAATGCAAGGGCTCAGCGTTTTTGATAAAAATCAAAAGAATTTTTTAGCGATTCAACAACAATGGCAACCTGCACTTGATGCTTTAATAGATGATCCAAGTGATTGGTTTTAA
- a CDS encoding class I SAM-dependent methyltransferase, with the protein MTDSVHQTAQSGFSSAAELYQQVRPNYPQEIVTWLQQSLHLNHTASLVDLGAGTGKFIDYLTQVSPNVIAVEPVTAMLQQLKLQHPHIKTIQAASHQIPLSPKSIDAVICAQAFHWFADIESLQSIHQILKPQGALGLVWNQRDEQVGWVKTLADLLAEYEADTPRYHSGAWEHVFQQQALFERIDVQVFEQIQYGRVEDVVSKRLLSTSFIAAMPTAQQLELKNKFEQIVQQETGKSPQDQIGFPYKTYAYHYQKQ; encoded by the coding sequence ATGACGGATTCAGTTCATCAGACGGCACAAAGCGGCTTCAGTTCAGCAGCCGAGTTATATCAACAAGTTCGCCCTAACTATCCACAAGAGATTGTCACGTGGTTACAGCAAAGTTTGCACTTAAATCACACCGCCAGTCTGGTTGATTTGGGTGCAGGCACAGGTAAGTTTATTGATTATTTAACCCAAGTCAGCCCCAATGTTATTGCCGTTGAGCCCGTGACAGCAATGCTACAACAATTGAAATTGCAGCATCCGCACATCAAAACCATACAGGCTGCTAGTCATCAAATCCCCCTCAGCCCGAAAAGTATTGATGCTGTGATTTGTGCCCAAGCATTTCATTGGTTTGCAGATATTGAAAGCCTACAATCTATTCATCAGATTCTAAAACCTCAAGGGGCATTGGGCTTGGTGTGGAATCAACGGGATGAGCAAGTCGGCTGGGTTAAAACCTTGGCGGATCTACTGGCCGAATATGAAGCCGACACCCCGCGCTATCATAGCGGTGCATGGGAACATGTGTTTCAACAACAAGCTTTATTTGAGCGAATTGATGTACAAGTATTTGAGCAAATACAATATGGTCGTGTTGAGGATGTGGTCAGTAAGCGACTGCTCTCTACCAGTTTTATTGCAGCAATGCCTACCGCGCAACAGCTTGAATTGAAAAATAAATTTGAACAGATTGTGCAACAAGAAACGGGGAAATCGCCCCAAGATCAGATTGGATTCCCCTATAAGACCTATGCCTATCACTATCAAAAGCAATAA
- a CDS encoding Holliday junction resolvase-like protein: MSIWVAMFIGACLGMIVATFLLSGSRSARTKAEYEQYIAELELEHQQALVNAQRRSVNTSRAVLKGKMAEQLAPLLPQFRYLPSDAKFLGDPVDYVVFDGYTDFRDGDGTAEDIEVVLIDIKSGGARLSKGQQAIAAAVQAGRVRFETVHIDFNEE, encoded by the coding sequence ATGTCAATTTGGGTGGCAATGTTTATTGGTGCTTGTTTGGGCATGATTGTGGCCACATTTTTGTTATCAGGAAGTCGGAGTGCAAGAACAAAAGCTGAATATGAACAGTATATTGCAGAGTTAGAGTTGGAACATCAACAGGCCTTAGTCAATGCACAGCGTCGCAGTGTCAATACCAGTCGTGCGGTACTCAAAGGCAAAATGGCTGAGCAACTTGCCCCACTTTTACCACAGTTTCGATACTTGCCCAGTGATGCTAAATTTTTAGGTGACCCAGTTGATTATGTGGTCTTTGATGGATATACCGATTTTCGGGATGGGGATGGAACAGCTGAAGATATTGAAGTGGTTTTAATTGATATCAAAAGTGGTGGTGCACGCTTAAGCAAAGGTCAACAGGCGATTGCAGCGGCAGTTCAGGCTGGACGGGTGCGTTTTGAAACGGTTCACATTGATTTTAATGAAGAATAA
- the glyS gene encoding glycine--tRNA ligase subunit beta yields MSQHTVLFELGCEELPPKSLKKLRDALKAETSKGLNDAGLAFAAIEAYAAPRRLALKIVDVDGAQADTQKRFDGPALQAAYDSEGKPTKALDGFMRGQGITADQVSTFQAGKVEKVCYLKDVKGQSLDVLLPQILQTALDNLPIAKRMRSAASRTEFVRPVKWVLLLKDDQVIEANIQDHATGNLTYGHRFHAPEAISLKHPNDYLAALRQAKVIADFEERQQIIDGQVKALADEVNAIAIVPDDLRDEVTALVEWPVALRASFEERFLAVPQEALITTMQDNQKYFCLVDGNNKLQPYFITVSNIESKDPIQIIEGNEKVVRPRLSDAEFFFLQDQKQPLASRQDKLANMVFQAQLGTLWDKSTRIAKLAAAISPISGANPADAEKAALLAKCDLTSELVGEFPELQGIAGTYYARIEGENNEVAQALGEQYLPKFAGDVLPATKTGTTLALADRLDTLVGIFGIGQAPTGSKDPFALRRSAIGILRLITENNLEVTIDQLIDLALDAYGSVIQDPSKTKNDASAFLQGRYRAKYEDQGVAVDVIQAVQAMSPNSPLDFDKRVNAVNHFRNLPEAAALAAANKRVANILAKEAAPTGAVVETALVEATEKALYSELQALEPVVQPLLAAKDYTAALSKLAALRAPIDAFFDNVMVMADDAELKANRLRLLAQLRGLFTSVADISVLQH; encoded by the coding sequence ATGAGCCAACATACCGTTTTATTCGAACTCGGTTGTGAAGAACTCCCACCGAAAAGCTTAAAAAAATTACGTGATGCGCTAAAAGCAGAAACCAGCAAAGGCTTAAACGACGCAGGTCTCGCTTTTGCTGCAATCGAAGCGTATGCCGCCCCGCGTCGTCTTGCCCTTAAAATTGTAGATGTTGATGGTGCACAAGCAGATACCCAAAAACGTTTTGATGGCCCTGCCCTACAAGCGGCCTATGACAGCGAAGGCAAGCCGACCAAAGCGCTTGATGGCTTTATGCGTGGTCAAGGCATTACAGCTGATCAAGTTTCAACGTTCCAAGCCGGTAAAGTAGAAAAAGTCTGCTATTTAAAAGACGTTAAAGGTCAAAGCCTTGATGTACTTTTACCGCAAATTTTGCAAACCGCATTGGACAACTTACCAATTGCAAAACGCATGCGTTCTGCGGCAAGTCGTACCGAATTTGTTCGCCCAGTCAAATGGGTATTGTTGCTCAAAGATGATCAGGTCATCGAAGCCAACATCCAAGATCACGCAACGGGCAATCTGACCTATGGCCATCGTTTCCATGCACCTGAAGCAATCAGTTTAAAACACCCAAATGATTATTTAGCTGCATTGCGCCAAGCCAAAGTCATCGCAGATTTTGAAGAACGTCAACAGATCATCGACGGTCAAGTTAAAGCCTTGGCTGACGAAGTCAATGCGATTGCAATTGTGCCAGACGACTTACGTGATGAAGTGACAGCATTGGTTGAATGGCCAGTGGCTTTACGTGCCAGTTTTGAAGAACGCTTCCTTGCGGTACCACAAGAAGCCCTGATCACTACCATGCAAGACAACCAAAAATATTTCTGTTTGGTTGATGGCAACAACAAACTACAGCCTTATTTTATTACTGTTTCCAATATTGAATCTAAAGATCCAATTCAAATTATTGAAGGCAATGAAAAAGTTGTACGTCCTCGTTTGTCGGATGCAGAATTCTTCTTCTTGCAAGATCAAAAACAACCATTGGCCAGTCGTCAAGATAAGCTTGCCAATATGGTGTTCCAAGCACAATTGGGTACTTTGTGGGACAAATCAACGCGTATTGCGAAATTGGCTGCAGCCATCAGCCCAATTTCAGGTGCAAATCCTGCGGATGCTGAAAAAGCAGCACTTCTTGCAAAATGTGACCTGACTTCTGAATTGGTCGGTGAGTTCCCTGAACTTCAAGGCATTGCAGGTACTTATTACGCCCGTATTGAGGGTGAAAACAATGAAGTTGCCCAAGCATTAGGTGAGCAGTATTTACCTAAATTTGCGGGTGATGTGCTACCAGCAACCAAAACGGGAACCACATTGGCACTGGCAGATCGCCTAGATACCTTGGTGGGTATTTTCGGGATTGGTCAAGCACCGACAGGTTCTAAAGACCCATTTGCATTACGTCGTTCTGCCATTGGTATTTTGCGTCTGATCACTGAAAATAATTTAGAGGTCACGATTGATCAATTGATCGATCTTGCACTCGACGCTTATGGCAGTGTGATCCAAGATCCAAGCAAAACTAAAAATGATGCCAGTGCCTTCCTACAAGGTCGTTATCGTGCCAAATATGAAGACCAAGGCGTTGCAGTCGATGTGATTCAAGCGGTGCAAGCCATGTCTCCGAATTCACCGCTCGATTTTGATAAACGTGTTAATGCAGTGAATCATTTCCGTAACCTGCCAGAAGCAGCAGCTTTAGCAGCAGCCAACAAACGTGTTGCCAATATCTTAGCCAAAGAAGCAGCCCCGACTGGTGCAGTAGTTGAAACGGCATTGGTTGAAGCCACTGAAAAAGCGCTCTATAGCGAGCTACAAGCACTTGAGCCTGTGGTACAGCCACTCTTGGCAGCCAAAGATTACACCGCAGCATTGTCTAAGTTAGCAGCATTACGCGCACCGATTGATGCCTTCTTTGACAATGTTATGGTCATGGCAGACGATGCTGAACTCAAAGCCAACCGCCTACGTTTATTGGCGCAGCTGCGTGGTTTATTTACCAGCGTTGCGGATATTTCTGTGTTACAGCATTAA
- a CDS encoding TIGR01777 family oxidoreductase, giving the protein MKQNTVLITGATGFIGSHLIQYLLARHYWVIGLTRRTNPPFQHKNLVWIQHLHQLEPLQIDYVINLAGENIAQKRWTKCRKQQLLDSRIDATHALYLYLEQHKIYPKRIISGSAVGYYGIDTTEQWQASCDEQSKGQAIFMSELCQYWELSALSFSKQKTKIIRMGVVLAADGGILKQMLIPIKMNLFGRISHGLQPLVWVHIQDVLGAIELLMHSESTQKIYNLVAPSQNTQQDFAQLAAQLLKRKPRMELPAWLLKLLLGEQSQLILNGQFVHAKALETEGYQFQYPQLFGALYEILKHKK; this is encoded by the coding sequence ATGAAGCAAAATACGGTATTGATCACAGGAGCAACAGGCTTTATTGGTTCACATTTAATTCAATATTTATTAGCACGGCATTATTGGGTCATTGGGCTAACTCGCCGTACAAACCCACCATTTCAGCATAAAAATCTCGTTTGGATTCAACACCTACATCAATTAGAACCCTTACAAATCGATTATGTAATTAACCTTGCTGGTGAGAATATTGCTCAAAAACGTTGGACCAAATGCCGTAAACAGCAATTGCTCGATAGCCGTATTGATGCCACGCATGCACTCTATCTTTATTTAGAGCAACATAAAATTTATCCCAAACGAATTATTTCGGGTTCTGCTGTTGGTTATTACGGCATTGATACCACAGAACAGTGGCAAGCCTCCTGCGATGAGCAATCTAAAGGCCAAGCCATTTTTATGTCTGAACTCTGTCAATATTGGGAGCTTTCCGCCTTAAGTTTTAGCAAGCAAAAAACCAAAATTATTCGCATGGGTGTGGTCTTGGCTGCAGATGGCGGTATTTTAAAACAGATGCTTATTCCGATTAAAATGAATCTGTTTGGTCGCATCAGTCATGGTCTACAGCCATTGGTCTGGGTACATATTCAAGATGTTTTGGGTGCAATTGAATTGCTCATGCACAGTGAAAGTACCCAGAAAATTTATAATCTGGTCGCCCCGAGCCAAAATACTCAACAGGACTTTGCACAGCTTGCGGCACAACTGCTTAAACGTAAGCCAAGGATGGAATTACCCGCTTGGCTGTTAAAACTGCTATTAGGTGAACAATCCCAATTGATTTTAAATGGCCAATTTGTGCATGCCAAGGCGCTCGAAACTGAGGGCTATCAGTTTCAATATCCACAGTTATTTGGTGCGCTTTATGAAATACTGAAACATAAAAAATAG
- the glyQ gene encoding glycine--tRNA ligase subunit alpha: MSRAISHIDTFQGLIMALQNYWAEQGCVVLQPYDMEMGAGTFHTATFLRALGPETWNAAYVQPSRRPNDGRYGENPNRLQHYYQFQVVLKPNPDNIQQLYLDSLKAIGIDTLVHDVRFVEDNWESPTLGAWGLGWEVWLNGMEVTQFTYFQQVGGVECYPVTGEITYGLERLAMYLQGVDSVYDLVWTKGQFGTVTYGDVFHQNEVEQSTYNFEYAPIAELFKLFDFYEVEANRLMEAKLPLPAYEQVIKASHSFNLLDARGAISVTERQRYILRVRTLARAIAQSYVQARAELGFPMAEPHLRDEVLAQMKALADSETAKAQANSAENKA; the protein is encoded by the coding sequence ATGAGTCGCGCCATATCGCATATCGATACTTTTCAAGGCCTCATTATGGCCTTACAAAACTACTGGGCTGAACAAGGCTGCGTCGTTTTACAACCCTATGACATGGAAATGGGTGCAGGAACCTTTCACACTGCAACCTTTCTACGTGCGCTTGGGCCAGAAACATGGAATGCGGCTTATGTGCAACCATCACGTCGCCCGAATGACGGTCGTTATGGCGAAAATCCAAACCGCCTACAGCACTACTACCAATTCCAAGTCGTGCTTAAACCGAACCCAGACAACATCCAACAATTGTACTTAGACTCGCTCAAAGCCATTGGTATTGACACCTTGGTACATGATGTTCGCTTTGTCGAAGACAACTGGGAATCTCCAACACTTGGCGCTTGGGGCCTCGGTTGGGAAGTCTGGTTAAATGGAATGGAGGTGACACAATTTACTTACTTCCAGCAAGTGGGTGGAGTTGAATGCTATCCCGTGACAGGCGAAATCACCTATGGTCTAGAACGTCTGGCCATGTATTTACAAGGTGTTGATTCAGTTTATGACTTGGTATGGACCAAAGGCCAATTCGGTACCGTGACCTATGGTGATGTGTTCCATCAAAATGAAGTGGAACAATCTACCTATAACTTTGAATATGCGCCGATTGCAGAACTATTCAAACTCTTCGATTTCTATGAAGTTGAAGCCAATCGCTTAATGGAAGCCAAACTGCCATTGCCAGCCTATGAACAAGTGATCAAAGCGTCGCATAGCTTTAACTTGCTTGATGCGCGTGGTGCAATTTCAGTGACGGAGCGTCAACGTTATATTTTACGTGTGCGTACCTTGGCACGTGCCATTGCACAAAGCTATGTGCAAGCCCGTGCTGAACTCGGCTTCCCAATGGCTGAACCGCATTTACGTGATGAAGTTTTGGCACAGATGAAAGCCCTCGCAGACAGCGAAACTGCCAAAGCACAGGCCAATTCAGCGGAGAATAAAGCATGA
- a CDS encoding SLC13 family permease: MTDTHTASPSDMMPKGIVKGWILIVVAALVSYALYNFLPYEENANKGLALLAFIGILWLTEAIHITVTALLVPILAVLMAMPIESAGQFKPISTKAAFATFADPIIFLFFGGFALATALHIQKLDRKIAMWIISMSGGHLGVSVLAIFLVTAVLSMWISNTATAAMMLPLALGILSHLDAKKERNTFVFILLGIAYSASIGGLGTLVGSPPNAIAAKALGYDFSDWMKIGLPMMLILLPAMLVSLYIILRPKLNHKVHFETEDIPWNRARVLTMILFVSTAVAWIFSSSLTDAFGISQPDTWVAVAAASLVVILGTASWKQISDNTDWGVLFLFGGGLTLSAILKDSGSSLVLGQTLANTFGDTSPFLIIFAVTVFIIFLTEFTSNTASAALLVPVFAAIADQMGMPKEILVIVIGIGASCAFMLPVATPPNAIVFGTGLIRQSEMVKVGMLLNILCIFIISTFVYWFFI, from the coding sequence ATGACAGACACGCATACTGCGTCTCCTTCCGACATGATGCCGAAAGGTATAGTCAAAGGTTGGATATTAATCGTTGTTGCGGCACTTGTTTCGTATGCACTGTATAACTTCCTGCCTTATGAAGAAAATGCCAATAAAGGCTTAGCACTGTTGGCATTCATTGGTATCTTATGGCTTACAGAAGCCATTCATATCACCGTTACTGCATTATTGGTTCCAATCCTTGCTGTTTTAATGGCAATGCCGATTGAGAGCGCGGGACAATTTAAACCCATCAGCACCAAAGCCGCATTTGCGACTTTTGCTGATCCAATTATCTTTTTATTTTTTGGTGGTTTTGCCTTAGCTACAGCGCTGCATATTCAAAAACTCGACCGCAAAATTGCAATGTGGATTATCTCCATGTCTGGTGGGCATTTGGGTGTGTCCGTCTTGGCTATTTTCTTGGTCACCGCTGTCTTGTCCATGTGGATCTCAAATACCGCGACTGCTGCGATGATGTTGCCTCTAGCACTCGGTATTCTGTCCCATTTAGATGCAAAAAAAGAACGTAATACTTTTGTCTTTATCCTTTTAGGGATTGCTTATTCTGCCAGTATTGGTGGGCTGGGAACTTTAGTCGGTTCACCGCCCAATGCCATTGCAGCCAAAGCACTCGGCTATGATTTTAGCGATTGGATGAAAATCGGTTTACCGATGATGCTGATCCTACTTCCAGCGATGCTGGTGAGTTTGTATATCATCTTGCGTCCAAAGTTAAATCACAAAGTGCATTTTGAAACAGAAGATATTCCATGGAATCGCGCGCGTGTATTAACCATGATTCTGTTTGTTTCTACAGCCGTTGCTTGGATTTTCAGTAGCTCCCTCACTGACGCTTTCGGCATTAGCCAGCCAGATACCTGGGTTGCTGTCGCTGCCGCATCTTTGGTGGTGATTTTAGGAACGGCTAGCTGGAAACAGATTTCAGACAATACTGACTGGGGCGTTTTATTCTTATTTGGTGGTGGTTTAACCCTAAGTGCCATCTTAAAAGATTCAGGCAGTTCCTTGGTCTTGGGACAAACCCTTGCCAATACGTTTGGTGATACTTCACCATTTCTGATTATTTTTGCAGTGACTGTATTTATTATTTTCTTAACTGAATTTACCAGTAACACTGCTTCAGCAGCCCTGTTGGTTCCTGTTTTTGCTGCAATTGCAGATCAAATGGGGATGCCAAAAGAAATCTTAGTCATCGTCATTGGGATCGGTGCATCTTGTGCCTTTATGCTGCCGGTTGCGACACCACCGAATGCGATTGTGTTTGGTACTGGTCTGATTCGCCAATCTGAAATGGTTAAGGTTGGTATGTTACTGAATATTCTATGTATTTTCATTATATCAACCTTCGTCTATTGGTTCTTCATCTAG
- a CDS encoding AI-2E family transporter has product MQELNPSLQRVLLFCLCLILIFLGYDVLKYFIVPVLWASIITYMTWPIYKYIQARCGEHRRSLGAAIMMCLVTLVIGLPLIFAVFLLQQEGRNLYVDLHSQLISGHISIPDFILNLPMIGPEIARIVQEINANPSSLTQTMNTWIQANLSYGKVVASEISRNLVKLGFVIMTLFFFYRDGKVILHQVSKALEKIVGPRVHHYLDTISDTTRAVVYGVGLTAVAQALLAGLSYFVAGVPNPMVLTLITFIFALIPFGTPFAYGAVSLWLFSQGQTLESIGVMVWGICIVSTSDNVIRPLVISGATQIPFILIMFGVLGGIASFGLVGLFIGPVLLAVLLAIWREWLHESPEATLLPDATMAHDIDDQSPPLY; this is encoded by the coding sequence GTGCAAGAATTAAATCCATCCTTACAACGTGTATTGTTATTTTGCCTATGCTTGATTCTGATTTTTTTAGGCTATGACGTTCTCAAGTATTTTATTGTGCCCGTTCTTTGGGCCAGTATTATTACGTATATGACCTGGCCCATTTATAAATATATTCAAGCGCGCTGTGGTGAACATCGTCGTAGTTTGGGTGCCGCGATTATGATGTGCTTGGTGACCTTAGTGATCGGGTTGCCCTTAATCTTTGCTGTTTTTTTATTACAACAAGAAGGCCGAAATCTATATGTCGACTTACATAGTCAATTAATTTCAGGTCATATCTCTATTCCCGACTTTATCTTAAACCTCCCCATGATTGGCCCAGAAATCGCGCGTATTGTGCAAGAAATCAATGCCAACCCAAGCAGCTTAACCCAAACTATGAATACCTGGATTCAAGCCAATTTAAGCTACGGTAAAGTCGTGGCCAGTGAAATCAGTCGCAATCTGGTCAAACTTGGCTTTGTAATCATGACTTTATTCTTTTTCTATCGTGATGGAAAAGTCATTCTGCACCAAGTCAGTAAAGCCCTCGAAAAAATTGTTGGTCCGCGCGTACATCACTATTTAGATACCATTTCAGACACCACACGTGCGGTGGTTTATGGCGTTGGTCTCACTGCAGTCGCTCAAGCCCTGTTGGCTGGATTAAGCTATTTTGTTGCAGGGGTTCCCAACCCAATGGTACTCACCCTGATTACCTTTATCTTTGCTTTAATTCCATTTGGCACACCTTTCGCTTATGGCGCGGTGTCTCTCTGGCTATTTTCTCAAGGACAAACACTTGAATCTATTGGTGTAATGGTTTGGGGCATCTGTATCGTCAGTACCTCAGACAATGTAATTCGTCCCTTGGTTATTTCAGGTGCGACCCAGATTCCATTTATTCTGATTATGTTTGGTGTACTGGGTGGAATTGCCAGTTTTGGTTTGGTTGGTTTGTTTATTGGTCCCGTGCTGTTGGCCGTTCTCTTGGCAATCTGGCGTGAATGGCTACATGAAAGTCCTGAAGCAACGTTATTGCCCGATGCAACAATGGCACATGATATTGACGATCAATCCCCACCACTCTACTGA
- the sodC gene encoding superoxide dismutase family protein gives MSTQAFKITTLVATLFFSAIGCSTAFAKKPPQTPKQTVNLNAVTAQGIGQNIGEVTLFDSPQGLTIQTKLSHLPSGFHGFHIHEHASCAPAEKDGKMGAALAAGGHFNPNNVAKHGTPNDGHLGDLPVLNVDGNGNARTTVIAPRLKLADIQGRSIMVHAGGDNYSDYPKPLGGGGDRIACGVIQ, from the coding sequence ATGTCGACTCAAGCTTTTAAAATAACTACATTGGTTGCAACCCTGTTTTTTAGCGCAATTGGATGCAGTACCGCTTTCGCTAAAAAACCACCACAAACACCCAAACAGACTGTGAACTTAAATGCCGTAACAGCACAAGGCATTGGTCAAAATATTGGCGAAGTGACGCTATTTGATAGCCCTCAAGGGCTGACCATACAAACTAAACTCAGCCATCTTCCTTCTGGCTTTCATGGCTTTCATATCCATGAGCATGCTTCATGTGCACCTGCTGAAAAAGACGGAAAAATGGGCGCTGCTTTGGCTGCTGGTGGTCACTTCAACCCCAACAATGTTGCTAAACACGGCACGCCCAATGACGGACACCTTGGTGACTTACCGGTCTTAAATGTTGATGGGAATGGCAATGCACGTACCACTGTGATTGCGCCACGGCTAAAACTCGCGGACATACAAGGCCGTTCTATCATGGTACATGCTGGTGGTGACAACTATTCAGATTATCCAAAACCACTGGGTGGTGGCGGTGATCGTATTGCTTGTGGTGTGATTCAATAA
- a CDS encoding 2-hydroxyacid dehydrogenase, with the protein MKAVFLDHASLDQNDLDFNALAVLFTELKYYSASTSEQSLARIADADVVITNKVVIDREMLLHCPQLKLILISATGTNNVDLQQAKLQGIVVSNCQGYGTAAVAQHTFALMLALATSLLKYDRAVRDGYWSTSTQFCLLDFPIVELANKTLGIVGYGELGQAVAAIAKAFGMNVLVAALPHRPHSADRVALAELLPQVDFLTLHCPLTEQTRDLIDTPAFTAMKTSAFLINCARGGIVNEAALVTALTQGQIAGAAIDVLSIEPPPANHILLSGDVPNLIITPHSAWGSVDARQRIVNQMVENMQAFSQGKALRQVN; encoded by the coding sequence ATGAAAGCTGTATTTTTAGACCATGCGTCTTTGGACCAAAATGATTTAGATTTCAATGCATTAGCAGTACTTTTTACTGAGCTGAAATATTATTCAGCCAGTACTTCTGAACAAAGCTTAGCGCGTATTGCAGATGCTGATGTCGTCATCACCAATAAGGTGGTGATTGACCGTGAAATGCTACTGCATTGTCCACAGTTAAAGCTGATTTTGATCTCTGCAACAGGTACCAATAACGTTGATCTGCAGCAAGCAAAACTGCAAGGCATTGTGGTATCCAACTGTCAAGGCTACGGCACGGCTGCAGTTGCACAGCATACCTTTGCACTGATGTTGGCCTTGGCGACTTCCTTACTTAAATATGATCGTGCAGTTCGCGATGGATATTGGTCAACCTCGACGCAGTTTTGCTTGCTCGATTTCCCAATTGTAGAGTTGGCCAATAAAACGCTTGGTATTGTGGGCTATGGCGAACTCGGCCAAGCCGTTGCAGCCATTGCCAAAGCTTTTGGGATGAATGTTTTGGTCGCAGCCTTACCACATCGTCCGCACAGCGCTGACCGTGTAGCTTTGGCTGAATTGTTACCGCAAGTGGATTTTCTCACATTACATTGCCCGTTGACGGAACAAACGCGTGATTTGATTGATACACCAGCCTTTACCGCCATGAAAACCAGCGCTTTTTTAATCAACTGTGCGCGTGGTGGTATCGTCAATGAAGCGGCTTTGGTGACGGCATTAACCCAAGGCCAGATTGCGGGTGCGGCAATTGATGTACTCAGTATTGAACCCCCACCAGCCAATCATATTTTATTGTCAGGCGATGTGCCAAATCTGATTATTACCCCACATAGTGCATGGGGCAGCGTCGATGCCAGACAGCGTATCGTGAATCAAATGGTTGAAAATATGCAAGCATTTAGCCAAGGCAAAGCACTTCGTCAAGTGAACTGA